One part of the Denticeps clupeoides chromosome 8, fDenClu1.1, whole genome shotgun sequence genome encodes these proteins:
- the ccdc88ab gene encoding girdin isoform X1, with protein sequence MESEVFAPLLEQFMATPLVAWARTAGRWPRGDGGGLAEYVELVDGVYLNEVMLQINPKAIVQRTNKKVNNDSTLRIQNLSILIRQIKSYYQESLQQLVMMALPDLLVLGRNPLSEQGLDEMRKMLLLLLGCAVQCEKKEEYIERIQTLDFDTKAAIASHIQEVTHNQSNVLDLQWLESGESPPDDLDSFSRNMALHLKRLVDERDDQQETIVELTQERDCVQYSPPAPSAQSPNGSPSIRRTESRQHLSVELADAKAKIRRIRQELEEKSEQLLDCRQELENMETELKRIQQENLQLLADARSARAYRDELDALREKAFRVDKLESEVSRFKECLHDIEFYKARVEELKEDNQVLLETKSMLEDQLDGTRARSDKLHELEKESLQLKAKLHDMEMERDMDRKRIEELLEENLTLEMAQKQSMDESLHLGWELEQLSKTPELSEVPQKSLGHEVSELTSSRLLKLEKENQMLLKMVEELKASSDPSGEVSARLLKADKETQRLTQRMEQLETELNVDRDSLRSAETLSSDLMKEKGQLEKTLETLRENSERQVKCLEQENEHLNQTISSLRQRSQISAEARVKDVEKENRVLHESIKETSAKLTKLEFERKQLRKDLEHYKEKGERAEDMELEVQRLEKDNESLLKRVASLGITCEKVEALEKENAELEAESRRLKKKVEALRSISFQLEALEKENTQLDEENLELRRQAENLRLTGAKAAQLELENRDLGSEISQLKRSLELLKASSKKTERLEMSYQGLDTENQRLQKALENSSRKIQQLEGELQDMETENQTLQRSLEELKISSKRLEQLEQENKVLEIESSQLEKDKKQLEKENKRLKQQAEIRDSKLDDSNLQITHLEKENRTLGKEVNTLKESCSKVKELEKDKQELVKQATIDKKTLVTLREELVSEKLKTQQMNNDLEKLTHELEKIGLNKEGLLKDEQSSDDRFRLLESKLESTLKSSLEIKEEKIAALEARLQESSNLNQQLRQELKTVKKNYEALRQREEEERMVHSSPPKGGEDSQMVNKWEKESHEATRELLKVKDRLIEVERNNATLQAEKQALRSQLKQIETQSSNLQAQILALQRQTASLQENNTMLQTQNAKIQVENSTLSSQSASLMAQNAQLQSQQSSTENEREGAMREREELRGTYEQLLRDHEKLAALHERQAAEYEGLIGKHGGLKSAHKNLELQHRELEDRYNQLLKQKSQLEELEEALKVEQEKMLQENKKHEATAAEYNKLKEDNNKLNQTYSQLLKENEGLQADHKSLKSQLNSAKLEQTRLEAEFSKLKEQYQQLDITSTKLTNQCELLSQLKGNLEEENRHLLDQIQTLMLQNRTLLEQTMESKDLFHVEQRQYIDKLNELRRQKEKLEEKIMDQYKFYDPSPPRRAWISRRGNWITLKMKKLMKPKTRDRMRSLTLTPTRSESSDFFPGLPLPDSQDNSSVGSGSNSLDDSLWHKRSSRKRVQQSHTQGSSNGMRTGRALKRLPFMRNRPKEKDKEKAIYRRSMSMNDLLQTMALAGGQWASSTDNLDQPEEAPAGSQRMKEMGSLAYSTNAINYATLSLPAGRQAKLKHKNKDNTSCEDVTPVSLSDDPSRTGGQASRTASLRSSRTTSSLNSNVTCSSPFSTKGAVNGSLSRPQSESSGEFSLSLDAEVWSSGSSPVQQPSSLRSSHQSPLQLRKALEPTATQSKKKGGSSSSEVVSLQQFLDESVDPAESGSQENLTVDSPRLSGATEHVQKERVKGRGILRSSSGRASAADTGTSQSRSGVTVRPTLRKAESTRVKGTVQPRQSLSTQGKAMSVSERLDSSSGLPRASSVISTAEGTTRRTSIHDLLSKDSRQPVSVDPSPSKTKSRPQAASSEYPTAPRPHSHAPPQTDSPVSLTKSASMPCSSHVPGIEEPELSSLEAFLGPSFTVDSVFMDSIFSEPIFMGSGKNQAILALNTSLVSNISGPPPKPTPKPHQSKQNGVQNSGLPGHTEGETKGPDQSSSMSSDDSQSLWYEYGCI encoded by the exons ATGGAGAGCGAGGTGTTCGCCCCGCTGCTGGAGCAGTTCATGGCCACCCCGCTGGTcgcctgg GCGAGGACGGCGGGCCGGTGGCCTCGCGGCGACGGAGGCGGACTGGCGGAGTACGTGGAGCTGGTGGACGGCGTGTATCTCAACGAGGTCATGCTTCAGAT AAATCCAAAAGCCATTGTCCAAAGGACCAACAAGAAAGTGAACAACGACTCAACATTACGCATACAGAACCTCTCCATCCTGATTCGCCAGATCAAGTCTTACTACCAG GAGAGTCTTCAGCAGCTGGTAATGATGGCTTTGCCCGACTTGCTGGTGCTGGGCAGGAACCCCCTCAGTG AGCAAGGACTGGACGAAATGAGAAAGATGCTGTTGCTTTTGCTGGGATGTGCCGTCCAG TGTGAGAAAAAAGAAGAGTACATAGAGAGGATCCAGACTTTGGACTTTGATACCAAAGCAGCCATTGCTTCTCACATACAAGAG GTGACCCACAATCAGTCAAATGTCCTGGACCTGCAGTGGTTGGAGAGTGGTGAGTCCCCTCCAGATGATCTGGATTCCTTCTCCAGGAACATGGCCCTTCACCTCAAACGTCTAGTGGACGAGCGAGACGATCAGCAGGAG ACCATTGTGGAGCTGACTCAGGAGAGGGACTGCGTCCAGTACTCCCCTCCGGCCCCCTCTGCTCAGTCACCCAACGGCTCCCCCAGCATCCGTCGCACAGAGAGCCGCCAGCATCTTTCTGTGGAGCTGGCGGATGCCAAGGCCAAAATCAGACGCATCAGACAAGAGCT agaggagaagagtgaACAGTTGTTAGACTGCAGGCAAGAGCTGGAGAACATGGAGACGGAGCTGAAGAGGATTCAGCAGGAG AACCTCCAGCTGCTGGCTGACGCTCGCTCTGCTAGGGCCTATCGGGATGAGCTGGATGCTCTGAGGGAGAAGGCCTTCAGGGTGGACAAGCTGGAAAGTGAAGTTTCCCGCTTTAAAGAGTGCCTTCATGACATAGAGTTCTACAAAGCCAGAGTAGAG GAACTGAAGGAGGACAATCAGGTGCTGCTCGAGACCAAGAGCATGCTGGAGGACCAGCTGGACGGCACCAGAGCCCGCTCTGATAAACTTcatgagctggagaaggagagcCTGCAGCTGAAGGCCAAGTTGCATGACATGGAAATg GAGCGGGACATGGACCGCAAGCGCATCGAGGAGCTCCTGGAGGAAAACCTGACCCTGGAGATGGCCCAGAAACAGAGCATGGATGAGTCGCTGCACTTGGGCTGGGAGCTGGAGCAGCTCTCCAAAACGCCAGAGCTGAGTGAGG TGCCTCAGAAGAGTCTGGGTCACGAGGTGAGTGAACTGACCTCCAGTCGACTCTtgaagctggagaaggagaaccAGATGCTGCTGAAAATGGTGGAAGAGCTAAAAGCTTCCTCTGATCCTTCTGGGGAGGTCAGCGCACGCCTCCTTAAGGCTGATAAGGAGACTCAGAGACTGACGCAGAGG ATGGAACAGCTGGAGACTGAACTAAACGTGGACCGGGACAGCCTCCGTAGTGCAGAGACACTGAGCTCTGACTTGATGAAGGAGAAGGGCCAGCTGGAGAAAACCCTGGAGACCCTGAGAGAGAATTCAGAGAGACAG GTAAAATGCTTGGAGCAGGAGAATGAGCACCTGAACCAGACCATCTCATCCCTGCGCCAGCGCTCCCAGATTAGTGCAGAGGCACGAGTGAAAGATGTGGAGAAGGAGAACCGGGTCCTGCATGAGTCCATCAAAGAGACCAGTGCCAAGCTCACAAAGCTGGAGTTCGAACGCAAGCAATTACGGAAGGACCTAGAGCATTACAAGGAAAAGGGTGAACGGGCAGAGGACATGGAGCTTGAAGTCCAGCGTCTGGAGAAGGACAATGAGAGCCTTCTGAAGCGTGTGGCCAGCCTGGGAATCACCTGTGAGAAGGTGGAAGCTCTGGAGAAGGAGAATGCTGAACTGGAAGCAGAGAGCCGGAGGCTAAAGAAAAAGGTGGAGGCACTGCGTAGTATATCCTTCCAGCTGGAGGCTCTGGAGAAAGAGAATACACAGCTGGACGAGGAGAACCTGGAGCTGAGGCGTCAGGCCGAAAACCTTCGCTTGACTGGAGCAAAGGCTGCCCAGCTGGAGCTGGAAAACCGTGATCTTGGGAGCGAGATAAGCCAACTGAAACGAAGCCTAGAGCTTCTCAAGGCCTCTTCCAAGAAGACCGAGCGGCTAGAGATGAGCTATCAAGGTCTGGACACAGAAAACCAGAGGCTCCAGAAGGCCCTggagaacagcagcagaaaaatCCAGCAGCTGGAAGGAGAGCTTCAGGACATGGAAACAGAGAACCAGACCCTGCAGCGCAGCCTGGAGGAACTGAAGATCTCCAGCAAGCGCCTAGAGCAACTAGAACAGGAGAATAAGGTTCTGGAGATAGAGAGCTCTCAGCTGGAGAAGGACAAGAAACAGCTGGAAAAGGAGAACAAGCGTCTGAAGCAGCAGGCTGAGATCAGGGACTCGAAGTTAGATGACTCTAACCTGCAGATCACTCACCTTGAGAAGGAGAACCGCACTCTTGGCAAAGAGGTGAACACGTTAAAAGAGTCATGTAGCAAAGTTAAGGAGCTGGAAAAGGACAAACAGGAGTTGGTGAAGCAGGCTACAATTGATAAGAAGACTTTAGTCACATTGAGAGAG gaacttgTGAGCGAAAAACTGAAAACGCAGCAGATGAACAATGACCTGGAAAAACTGACCCATGAATTAGAGAAAATAGGCCTGAATAAGGAGGGGCTTTTGAAAGATGAGCAGAGCTCTGATGACCG GTTCAGACTGCTTGAGTCTAAATTGGAGTCCACCTTGAAGTCATCGTTGGAGATTAAAGAGGAGAAAATTGCTGCTCTGGAGGCCAGATTGCAGGAGTCTTCCAATCTCAATCAGCAGCTGCGCCAAGAGCTCAAAACa GTAAAGAAGAACTACGAGGCCCTGCgtcagagagaggaggaggagcgcaTGGTCCACAGCTCACCTCCTAAAGGTGGAGAGGACTCCCAAATGGTAAACAAGTGGGAGAAGGAGAGCCACGAGGCCACACGAGAGTTGCTCAAGGTCAAAGATCGCCTCATTGAGGTGGAGCGTAAT AATGCCACTCTGCAGGCTGAGAAGCAGGCCCTGCGGTCACAGCTGAAGCAGATAGAGACTCAGAGCAGTAACCTGCAGGCCCAGATCCTGGCCCTGCAGAGACAGACGGCCTCTCTACAGGAGAACAACACTATGCTCCAGACCCAGAATGCCAAAATACAG GTGGAAAATTCGACTCTGAGCTCCCAGAGTGCATCTCTGATGGCCCAAAATGCTCAGCTGCAAAGCCAGCAGTCGAGCACAGAGAACGAGCGCGAGGGCGCGATGCGTGAGCGGGAAGAGCTGCGTGGGACATACGAGCAGCTGTTGCGTGACCACGAGAAGCTGGCTGCTCTGCACGAGCGGCAGGCTGCAGAGTACGAGGGCTTGATTGGCAAACACGGTGGCCTGAAGAGCGCACACAAGAACCTGGAGCTGCAGCACCGTGAGCTGGAGGACCG TTACAACCAGCTGCTGAAGCAGAAGTCCCAGctagaggagctggaggaggcacTAAAGGTGGAGCAGGAGAAGATGCTGCAGGAGAACAAGAAGCACGAGGCCACAGCCGCAGAGTACAACAAACTAAAAGAAGATAACAACAA ACTGAATCAGACGTACAGCCAGCTGCTGAAAGAGAATGAGGGCCTGCAGGCTGACCACAAAAGCCTGAAGAGCCAGCTTAACTCTGCCAAACTGGAGCAGACGCGACTCGAGGCTGAGTTCTCCAAGCTGAAGGAGCAGTACCAGCAGCTGGACATCACCTCCACCAAATTGACGAACCAGTGTGAG CTACTGAGTCAGCTGAAGGGGAACCTTGAGGAGGAGAACCGGCACCTTTTGGATCAGATCCAGACACTGATGTTGCAGAACCGGACCCTGCTGGAGCAGACCATGGAGAGCAAGGACCTCTTCCATGTTGAGCAAAGACAGTACAT AGACAAGTTGAATGAGCTGAGGCGGCAGAAGGAGAAACTGGAGGAGAAAATCATGGACCAGTATAAATTCTATGACCCCTCACCCCCGCGCAG agcCTGGATTAGCAG ACGGGGCAACTGGATCACGCTGAAGATGAAAAAGCTGATGAAGCCCAAGACTCGGGATCGCATGCGCTCGCTGACGCTGACACCAACGCGCTCCGAATCCAGCGACTTTTTCCCAGGGCTGCCGCTTCCTGACAGCCAGGACAACTCATCTGTTGGCTCCGGTTCCAACTCACTGGATGACTCTCTGTGGCACAAGAGGAGCAGCA GGAAGAGAGTGCAGCAGAGCCATACACAGGGTTCCTCCAATGGTATGAGAACAGGGAGGG CACTGAAACGCTTGCCTTTTATGAGGAACAGACCCAAggagaaagacaaagagaagGCCATCTACCGACGGTCCATGT CTATGAACGACTTGCTGCAGACCATGGCGCTGGCTGGAGGGCAGTGGGCCAGCAGCACCGACAACCTGGATCAGCCTGAGGAGGCACCAGCCGGCAGCCAGCGAATGAAGGAGATGGGATCCCTGGCCTACTCAACCAATGCCATCAACTATGCCACCCTCAGTCTCCCTGCTGGCCGCCAGGCCAAGCTGAAGCACAAGAACAAAG ACAACACTTCTTGTGAAGACGTCACACCTGTGTCTTTAAGTGATGATCCGAGCAGGACAGGAGGTCAAG CCTCCAGAACGGCCAGCCTCCGTAGTAGCCGGACCACCAGTAGCCTTAACAGTAATGTCACCTGCTCCTCACCCTTCAGCACTAAAG GTGCAGTGAATGGCAGTCTCAGTCGGCCCCAGAGTGAGAGCAGTGGGGAGTTCAGCCTCAGCCTGGACGCGGAGGTGTGGTCCAGCGGCAGTAGCCCAGTACAGCAGCCCTCCTCCCTGAGATCCTCCCATCAAAGCCCCCTGCAACTCCGCAAGGCCCTGGAGCCCACAGCAACTCAGTCTAAGAAGAAGGGTGGCTCCTCGAGCAGCGAGGTGGTCTCACTGCAGCAGTTCCTGGATGAGAGTGTAGACCCCGCTGAG TCTGGCAGTCAGGAGAATCTGACCGTGGATTCCCCACGTCTGTCTGGTGCAACGGAGCATGTGCAAAAGGAGCGTGTTAAGGGGCGGGGCATCCTGCGCTCCTCCAGCGGACGAGCTTCAGCTGCGGACACCGGGACGTCTCAGTCGCGTTCTGGTGTCACCGTCCGCCCCACCCTGAGAAAAGCGGAAAGCACACGAGTGAAGGGCACAGTGCAGCCACGCCAAAGTCTCTCCACCCAGGGCAAAGCTATGTCCGTATCCGAGCGTCTGGACTCCTCCTCTGGCCTGCCCCGAGCCAGCAGCGTCATCTCCACCGCTGAGGGCACCACTCGCCGGACAAGCATCCATGACCTGCTGTCCAAAGACAGCCGGCAGCCAGTGTCAGTGGACCCGTCTCCTTCCAAGACCAAGTCCCGCCCCCAGGCTGCTTCCAGTGAGTACCCCACAGCGCCCCGCCCACACTCCCACGCGCCGCCCCAGACCGATTCCCCCGTGTCTCTGACCAAGTCTGCCAGCATGCCCTGCAGTAGCCATGTCCCCGGGATCGAGGAGCCTGAGCTCTCTAGCCTGGAGGCGTTCCTGGGGCCCTCGTTCACTGTCGATTCGGTCTTTATGGACTCCATCTTTAGCGAGCCCATTTTCATGGGCAGCGGTAAGAACCAGGCCATTCTCGCACTCAACACCTCACTGGTGAGTAATATCAGTGGGCCACCTCCCAAACCCACCCCTAAACCCCACCAGAGCAAACAAAATGGGGTGCAGAACTCCGGTCTGCCCGGTCACACAGAGGGCGAGACCAAAGGCCCCGACCAGTCCTCTTCCATGAGCTCAGACGACAGCCAGTCTCTGTGGTACGAGTACGGCTGCATTTAA